The DNA segment GACTTCAAAGAGAAAAACAAATGACCATCCTTTACACAAGTCACTACATGGAAGAAGTCGAGCAGGTTTGTGACAGGGTCTATATTATGGACCGTGGATCTATGATTGCGTCAGGAACAAAGCACGAATTAAAAGGGATTTTACGTTCTGAAGAAACCATTGTGATCCAAGTGGATCGAATGAGTCACCATCTTGAAGAAACCTTATCATGCCACCCAAGCGTTTCATCGGTTGTCATAGAAGATTCATCATATAAAGTAGTGACCATGCAAACGGATTTGTTTGATGAGATTATTGCGATGGCTGCTGAAGCCCGTGTGAAGCTCTTAAGCATTCAGGTTAAGCCACCTACGCTTGAAGATGTGTTTTTACACTTAACAGGCCGAAAGCTGCGAGATTAGGAGGTGAGTGGATGTTATGGGCACTAGTTAAAAAGGATCTTCAGCATTTACTAAGAGAGAAATCGGTACTTATTCTCTTGTTTGTTATGCCTCTCGGGTTAATTGCAATCCTTGGATATGCACAATCAGGTGGAGGGATTGAGCCTTTTTCAATTGCCGTGGTGGATGCAGAGCTAACCGATGAAGAGACACAAAGGTTTGTAGAAGAGATGGAAGCTGAAGGCATTCCTGAAGATGCCGTACAAGAACTCATGACTTCTTTTAACGTGAAAAACATCTTAGTTGAAGATGTTTTTCAAGAGAATCTTAAGGAGATCACGATAGAAACCTCAATGACCCTTGACGAAGCACTAGCTGACAAGGAGCTAGCAGCCGTGATTGAATTTCCAGAAGGATATCAACAAAGCATTTGGCGGTCTCAATTAGTACGAACAGGTGAACAAGAAGAGGTCATTGTTCATATGAATCGTGAGCAATCGACAAGCTCACAATTGATCAATAGTATTGTGCAATCCTTTTATGAAACCTTACGTATGAATCAGTTGGCTCTTGAGATAGATGGAGCAGCTTCATTTGAAAGTAATCGTGTAGAAAGCACCATTACACAAACACAGAACCGAACCATTAGAGTGTTTGATTATGTTGTGATTGCCATGTCTGCGATGTTTGTTTTGTATACGGCTGGTTTGGTGTCAGAGTTTGCGTTTGATGAAAAGCGCGCTAAAATTGTGGACCGCATGATTTTATCCAGCGCACCGCCATATATTTATGGTATTAGTAAATGGATAACGGGAACATTGACAGCTGCCTTTCAGCTGTGTGCGATCTTTTTAATTTCCTACGTTATATTTGGTGTCACATGGGGTAGTTTGTTTCAGTTTGCACTCACAACGCTTGCAATCAGTATGACTGTTGGAGGGCTTACTGTGTTACTTACAGCTTTGAATTTCAAGTTTAATTCCCACAAAGCCTCTACGTTATTTATCAATATTGTCGTAACAATCTTTGCTTTTATTGGGGGAAGCTTTATTCAAATTGATATATTAAGTCCACTTCTTAGTAAGTTTGGAGAACTTACACCAAATGGAACGACGATGAAAGCTTATTTTCATGCGTTTCAAGGGGGAGACGTTTTAGACATTCTTCCAAGCATCCTCCTATTACTCGTATATAGTATTGTGTTAGTTTTGGTCGCAGTGTGTTTGTTTCCGAAAAGGGGGGGACAACAATGAGGGGTATTATCTGGGGATTATTAAGAGATTCTATACGAAATCCGTGGGCACTTCTCTCTATGTATGCTCTCACAATTGCTTTTGTCTTTGTTTTAGGCAACACGGATTTATCTCCTGCTATTCGAATACCTGTTTATTCAGAAGAACTAAGCATAGTAGAGATTGAAGAAGCAGTGGAAGATTTGAACTGGGAACAAAATCTAGCATTTGAAGTAACGCTGAAAGAAGATATTCAGGGAATCTTAGATAGACAATCGGCTGAGGCAGCGGTTGAACTAAATGAGGAGAGTTATTCCATCCTCGTTGCTAGAGATTCGTTTGTCATTGATTTTGTGGATTCACTTGTTCAATCATATTATATGAAAAAGCAATTTGCTGATGCTGCTGTAGACTCAGGTCTTGGAGAAAAAGAAGAGATCTTATATGAAATCCATGAGAGTGAGTCGCTTTTTCCTGCTAGTGTTAAAAGCTTTGAAGGAGAAAACTCTGAAAGCTGGGTTTATGACCAATCCTTACAATCGATCTTTGGTTTTTCACTATTCTTTGTTATTTATACAATTACATTTTCTATCTCATCCATCATCGAACAGAAGCAAAATGGTGTATGGGATCGTCTCATTCTTTCACCCGCTTCAAAATCAAGTATTTATTTGGGGAATTTAACGTTTAGCTTTTTAATAGGATACCTTCAAATTATTCTAGTGTTTCTTCTATTTGCGACACTCTTTCAATATGATTTTCAAGGTGGACTTTTATTAAGTATGATTGTTGTGATTCCTTATGTATTTGCACTAGTCTCATTTGGCGTATTTATCAGTGGTATCCTTACGTCTACAAGGCAGCTTGGCGCGATCATTCCATTCATCGCTGTCAGCATGGCTATGCTTGGAGGTGCATTTTGGCCAATTGAGATTGTTTCATCTAAGGTCATTTTAGCTCTCTCCTTTTTAAGTCCAATAACGTATGGAATGGACATGTTAAAAGGAGCAACACTATACAATTGGGACTTTGAACAATTTTTGTTTCCGGCATCCGTCCTATTCTTTATGGGTGTGATTTTTATGGGCATTGGACTAAATTTAATGGAAAGAAGATCCGTTCAATAGTAACAAAGAGACTGACACACAACTAAAAATCAATAAGAAAAAGGCGAATGATTCTACAATCGAATGATTCGCCTTTTTTGTTTTTAATATTTTTGGAAGACGAGCGAGGGATTCTCCTGTAGCGGATTTTTTGCTAAGCTCGTGTTTTGCTAACCACACTAATATTATATCTCTGTCTCTTTTTTTATGATTCAAAAGAATTAGCGATTTAACAGGCCTTTTTAAGGGTATAGGAAGGCGACTTTATCGTCTTTGTCGAAAAAAGAAGATTTTAGTTGACTAATTTGTATATACAAGTTAAGATGTAACCGTAATCATTTGTATATACATGTTGATCATATGTTTAGTACGAGTTGAAGAATGATATAGGGGGGATAAACGATGAGTGAGAACCGCAAGATTGCAAAAGACATACTTGAAGCAATTGGAGGGAAGGAAAACGTATCGTCAGCAACACACTGTGTGACAAGGCTGCGTCTTGTTTTACATGATGAAAGTAAAGTAGACAAACAAGCATTAGAAGGTATTGATAAGGTAAAAGGATCATTTGCTGCGAATAACCAGTATCAAGTGATTCTTGGACAAGGTCTTGTTGATAAGGTCTATAATGAGTTTGTTTCTGAAGCGGGGATCTCAGAGTCAACGAAGGAAGAAACGAAGCAAGCATCGGCAGAGAAGATGAATCCGTTGCAACGAGCAGTAAAAGGACTTGCTGATATTTTTATTCCGATTTTACCAGCAATCATTACAGCAGGTTTGTTACTGGGTATTAACAATATTTTAGTAAACGCAATTTTTACAGACCAACCATTAGTGGAGATGTATCCTCAGTGGGCAGGACTTGCTGAAATCATTAATACAATCGCAAGTACCGCCTTCGCGTTTTTACCAGCATTAATTGGGTGGTCTGCGGTGAAGAAGTTTGGAGGAAGTCCACTTCTTGGTATTGTACTCGGACTCATTCTATGTCACCCTGATCTATTAAATGCAAACGGATACGCCGATGCAGTAGAGAATGGTACGGTTCCTTATTGGAATTTGTTTGGCTTTGATATTGCTGCAATGGGATACCAAGGACAAGTTCTACCAATTCTTTTAGCATCGTATGTGCTCGCGAAGATTGAAAACTTTATGAAACGAATTACTCCGGATTCCATTCAGCTACTTGTGGTTGCTCCGGTTGCATTACTTATTACTGGTTTCCTTGCATTCGTATTGATTGGTCCTGTAACCTTTGCAATAGGTAACAGTATCACGGATGTGTTTGTATTCTTATTTGATAAATTTGCAATTGTGGGCGGACTTATTTATGGTCTATTTTATGCACCACTTGTTATAACAGGTGTGCACCACACGTTCCTTGCAGTAGACTTTCAATTAATTGCGAGTCAGGGTGGTACATTCTTGTGGCCGATTCTGGTTATGTCAAACATCGCACAAGGTTCAGCAGCACTTGGTATGTATTTTGTATTAAAGAACCAAAAAACAAAAGGATTGTCGTTTGTCTCTTCTATCTCTGCTTACCTTGGAGTTACCGAGCCGGCGTTGTTTGGTGTAAACTTACGCTATCGCTTCCCGTTTATTTGCGCCATCATTGGTGCCGCGATTGCAGGAGCATGGGTAGCACTCAATGGTATTTTAGCTCCAGCGATTGGGGTAGGAGGTTTGCCAGGAATCCTTGCAATTGAAGGAACAAGAGGAAATTATATTAACTTTTCAATTGGGATGGCCATTGCAATTATCATTCCTTTAGTGGCTACTATAATTACAGCTCGCTTCCAGAAGAATTTAGACGAAAAATAATGAAAATTAAAGAGGCCGCTTCGCAGATTCCTGCAAAGGCGGCTTTCTTACTTGAAAGGGTGTTTATGAATGAAGGAATGGTGGAGAAAGTCCGTTGTGTATCAAATCTATCCAAAGAGCTTTAATGATACAACGGGAAACGGAGTCGGAGATTTTAAAGGAATTATTGAAAAGCTCGATTATTTGAAAAAGCTAGGAGTAGACGTCATTTGGTTAACTCCTGTTTATTCATCACCTCAACGAGATAATGGCTACGATATTAGTGATTACTACTCGATTCACGGTGAGTACGGGACGATGGAAGATTTCGAAGAGCTTTTAGATGAAACTCATAAAAGAGACATGAAACTGATCATGGACTTAGTAGTGAATCATTCATCTACAGAGCATGAGTGGTTTAAGCAGGCTTCTTCTTCAAAAGAGAATCAATACCGTGATTTTTATATTTGGAAGGATGCGGTGGATGGACAAGCTCCAACCAACTGGATTTCCAAATTCGGAGGCTCGGCATGGAAGTGGGACGAGACGACTGAGCAGTTCTATCTGCATTTATTTGATGAAACACAAGGAGACCTTAACTGGGAAAACGAAGAGGTGCGCAAGGAAGTCTATAAGCTGATGAAGTTCTGGTTTGAGAAGGGAATTGATGGTTTCCGGTTAGATGTGATTAACTTAATCTCAAAAGATCAAGACTTTCCAAACGATGATGGATCGGTAGCACCTGGAGATGGGCGCAAATTCTACACAGATGGACCGCGTGTTCACGAGTATCTTCAAGAAATGAATCGGGAAGTCCTTTCCCCGTACCAGGCCATGACTGTAGGCGAAATGTCATCAACGACATTAGAACATTGTATTAAGTACTCGCACCCCGACCGAAATGAACTAAGCATGACATTCAATTTCCACCATCTAAAGGTCGATTATCCAAACGGTGAAAAATGGGCACTTGGTGAAATGGATTTTCTCGCTTTAAAACAGATACTGTCTAAATGGCAGGTGGGTATGCATGAAGGTGGTGGCTGGAATGCATTGTTCTGGTGTAACCATGATCAGCCTAGAGTTGTAAGTCGCTACGGGAATGACGGACAGTATCATAAGGAATCTGCGAAGATGCTTGCCACAGTCATCCATATGATGCAAGGGACACCGTATATTTATCAAGGAGAAGAGTTTGGAATGACCAATCCTAAATTTGAGACCATTGATGAATATCGTGATGTTGAAACGTTAAATATGTATGAAGAATTAAAAGAAGCACAACTCGATGAAGCGACAATTATGGAGATTATTAAGCAAAAGTCTCGCGATAACTCACGCACACCAGTCCAATGGAATCAAAAGCCAAACGGTGGGTTCACGACAGGTACTCCGTGGATCAATGTGGCCGACAACTATAAGGAAATCAATGCTGTAGAAGCTCTTAGTGATCCGAATTCCATCTTCTATTATTATCAAAAGCTGGTTGATCTAAGAAAGACTCATGATATTATTACATTTGGAGACTACCAGCTGATACACGCTGACCACCAGCAGGTATTTGCGTACGTGCGACAGTGGCAGGATGAAAAGGCATTGGTATTGGCTAACTTTTATGAGCAACCTGTAACCATCGATCTTCCAGATTGGATAAACGA comes from the Alkalihalobacillus sp. FSL W8-0930 genome and includes:
- a CDS encoding ABC transporter permease, whose translation is MLWALVKKDLQHLLREKSVLILLFVMPLGLIAILGYAQSGGGIEPFSIAVVDAELTDEETQRFVEEMEAEGIPEDAVQELMTSFNVKNILVEDVFQENLKEITIETSMTLDEALADKELAAVIEFPEGYQQSIWRSQLVRTGEQEEVIVHMNREQSTSSQLINSIVQSFYETLRMNQLALEIDGAASFESNRVESTITQTQNRTIRVFDYVVIAMSAMFVLYTAGLVSEFAFDEKRAKIVDRMILSSAPPYIYGISKWITGTLTAAFQLCAIFLISYVIFGVTWGSLFQFALTTLAISMTVGGLTVLLTALNFKFNSHKASTLFINIVVTIFAFIGGSFIQIDILSPLLSKFGELTPNGTTMKAYFHAFQGGDVLDILPSILLLLVYSIVLVLVAVCLFPKRGGQQ
- a CDS encoding ABC transporter permease, yielding MRGIIWGLLRDSIRNPWALLSMYALTIAFVFVLGNTDLSPAIRIPVYSEELSIVEIEEAVEDLNWEQNLAFEVTLKEDIQGILDRQSAEAAVELNEESYSILVARDSFVIDFVDSLVQSYYMKKQFADAAVDSGLGEKEEILYEIHESESLFPASVKSFEGENSESWVYDQSLQSIFGFSLFFVIYTITFSISSIIEQKQNGVWDRLILSPASKSSIYLGNLTFSFLIGYLQIILVFLLFATLFQYDFQGGLLLSMIVVIPYVFALVSFGVFISGILTSTRQLGAIIPFIAVSMAMLGGAFWPIEIVSSKVILALSFLSPITYGMDMLKGATLYNWDFEQFLFPASVLFFMGVIFMGIGLNLMERRSVQ
- the treP gene encoding PTS system trehalose-specific EIIBC component gives rise to the protein MSENRKIAKDILEAIGGKENVSSATHCVTRLRLVLHDESKVDKQALEGIDKVKGSFAANNQYQVILGQGLVDKVYNEFVSEAGISESTKEETKQASAEKMNPLQRAVKGLADIFIPILPAIITAGLLLGINNILVNAIFTDQPLVEMYPQWAGLAEIINTIASTAFAFLPALIGWSAVKKFGGSPLLGIVLGLILCHPDLLNANGYADAVENGTVPYWNLFGFDIAAMGYQGQVLPILLASYVLAKIENFMKRITPDSIQLLVVAPVALLITGFLAFVLIGPVTFAIGNSITDVFVFLFDKFAIVGGLIYGLFYAPLVITGVHHTFLAVDFQLIASQGGTFLWPILVMSNIAQGSAALGMYFVLKNQKTKGLSFVSSISAYLGVTEPALFGVNLRYRFPFICAIIGAAIAGAWVALNGILAPAIGVGGLPGILAIEGTRGNYINFSIGMAIAIIIPLVATIITARFQKNLDEK
- the treC gene encoding alpha,alpha-phosphotrehalase, with protein sequence MKEWWRKSVVYQIYPKSFNDTTGNGVGDFKGIIEKLDYLKKLGVDVIWLTPVYSSPQRDNGYDISDYYSIHGEYGTMEDFEELLDETHKRDMKLIMDLVVNHSSTEHEWFKQASSSKENQYRDFYIWKDAVDGQAPTNWISKFGGSAWKWDETTEQFYLHLFDETQGDLNWENEEVRKEVYKLMKFWFEKGIDGFRLDVINLISKDQDFPNDDGSVAPGDGRKFYTDGPRVHEYLQEMNREVLSPYQAMTVGEMSSTTLEHCIKYSHPDRNELSMTFNFHHLKVDYPNGEKWALGEMDFLALKQILSKWQVGMHEGGGWNALFWCNHDQPRVVSRYGNDGQYHKESAKMLATVIHMMQGTPYIYQGEEFGMTNPKFETIDEYRDVETLNMYEELKEAQLDEATIMEIIKQKSRDNSRTPVQWNQKPNGGFTTGTPWINVADNYKEINAVEALSDPNSIFYYYQKLVDLRKTHDIITFGDYQLIHADHQQVFAYVRQWQDEKALVLANFYEQPVTIDLPDWINEEDAKVLLSNYEQLSKPSQEMTLRPYEAVVYHVQTSSS